One Candidatus Methylomirabilota bacterium genomic region harbors:
- the nusA gene encoding transcription termination factor NusA: protein MMNKDLIYVIEQIGREKGINKEVLFEALESALLSASKKTMGAADNVRMQIDRQSGTLRVFARRKVMPAVTDPKLEITLEEARRLNGEAQLDDEIEIELAPQEFGRIAAQTAKQVILQRVRDAERDAVYSEFIDREGRIVRGTVHRIEKRNVVVELGKAEAVITEREQLPGERYNPGDRLRAYMLEVKKTAKGPQILLSRTHPGFLVRLFETEIPEITEGIVLVKAAAREPGERAKVAVASTKRDVDPIGACVGLRGTRIQVISRELRGEKIDIVEWSPDPAVFVARALSPAKVSSVTVSEPEEGDAHDDGRPEGRSVLVIVPDNQLSLAIGKKGQNARLAAKLTGFRVDIKSEGEIEEDRRREEQERLEGREGLASLPGVGPQLVDRLVDAGLHSPDRIVAAGIVALQALPGVGETKASAILAAATAWVAEHPAMSASDDGPETPEAEPGGSEIQPNHLER from the coding sequence ATGATGAACAAAGATCTCATCTACGTGATCGAGCAGATCGGGCGAGAGAAGGGGATCAACAAAGAGGTCCTCTTCGAGGCGCTGGAGTCTGCCCTGCTGTCGGCGTCCAAGAAGACGATGGGCGCGGCGGACAACGTCCGGATGCAGATCGACCGGCAGAGCGGCACCCTGCGGGTGTTCGCCCGCAGGAAGGTGATGCCGGCGGTGACCGATCCGAAGCTCGAGATCACGCTGGAGGAGGCGCGGCGGCTCAATGGCGAGGCCCAGCTCGACGACGAGATCGAGATCGAGCTGGCGCCCCAGGAGTTCGGGCGCATCGCGGCCCAGACCGCCAAGCAGGTGATCCTGCAGCGGGTCCGCGACGCGGAGCGGGACGCGGTGTACTCCGAGTTCATCGATCGGGAAGGGCGCATCGTCCGCGGCACCGTCCACCGCATCGAGAAGCGCAACGTGGTGGTGGAGCTGGGCAAGGCCGAGGCCGTGATCACCGAGCGGGAGCAGCTGCCCGGAGAGCGGTACAACCCGGGAGACCGGCTGCGCGCCTACATGCTCGAGGTCAAGAAGACGGCCAAGGGGCCGCAGATCCTCCTCTCGAGGACCCATCCGGGCTTCCTGGTGCGTCTGTTCGAGACCGAGATCCCGGAGATCACCGAAGGCATCGTGCTCGTGAAGGCGGCGGCCCGCGAGCCGGGCGAGCGCGCCAAGGTCGCGGTGGCCTCGACCAAGCGCGACGTGGATCCCATCGGGGCCTGCGTCGGCCTGCGCGGCACCCGCATCCAGGTGATCAGCCGTGAGCTGCGGGGCGAGAAGATCGATATCGTGGAATGGTCGCCGGATCCCGCGGTGTTCGTGGCCCGCGCGCTGTCGCCGGCCAAGGTGTCGTCGGTCACCGTGTCGGAGCCGGAGGAGGGTGACGCTCACGACGACGGCCGCCCCGAGGGTCGGTCGGTCCTGGTGATCGTGCCCGACAACCAGCTCTCGCTCGCCATCGGCAAGAAGGGGCAGAACGCGCGGCTGGCTGCGAAGCTCACCGGCTTCCGCGTGGACATCAAGAGCGAGGGGGAGATCGAGGAGGATCGGCGGCGAGAGGAGCAGGAGCGCCTCGAGGGTCGCGAAGGCCTGGCGAGCCTGCCCGGCGTCGGGCCTCAGCTGGTCGACCGCCTGGTGGACGCGGGTCTACACTCGCCGGACCGGATCGTGGCCGCGGGCATCGTGGCCCTGCAGGCCCTGCCCGGCGTGGGGGAGACGAAGGCGAGCGCGATTCTGGCCGCGGCGACCGCGTGGGTCGCGGAGCATCCGGCGATGTCGGCGAGCGACGACGGGCCGGAAACTCCGGAGGCCGAACCCGGGGGCTCGGAGATCCAGCCGAACCATCTGGAGCGCTGA
- the rpsO gene encoding 30S ribosomal protein S15, which produces MRLSQDKKKSLIEQFKVHEGDTGSPEVQIALLSERINGLTDHFKTHQKDHHSRRGLLMLIGKRRGLLEYLRKKDSERYRAVTEKLGIRK; this is translated from the coding sequence ATGCGGCTGTCCCAGGACAAGAAGAAGAGCCTCATCGAGCAGTTCAAGGTGCACGAGGGCGACACCGGCTCGCCCGAGGTCCAGATCGCGCTGCTTTCCGAGCGCATCAACGGCCTCACCGACCACTTCAAGACCCACCAGAAGGATCACCATTCCCGTCGCGGGCTGCTGATGCTGATCGGCAAACGCCGGGGCCTTCTCGAGTACCTGCGCAAGAAGGACTCGGAGCGCTACCGAGCGGTCACCGAGAAGCTCGGGATTCGTAAGTGA
- a CDS encoding bifunctional riboflavin kinase/FAD synthetase: MRILRDLQFFPPDLRPSVAALGAFDGIHLAHAKILDTAVARARALSVAAVVCTFDPHPTAVLRPERAPAPIGTLDENLARIAERGLDATLVIPFTLEFSHMEAEAFVDEVLVNTLGVREVVVGFNHTFGRGARGTAALLRDLGTGRGFVTHVLPPLQVNGLTVSSSAIRDALRDGDVDLAAALLGRPYSVTGTVQRGAGRGRTLGFPTANLRPDRPLALAGGVYAARARWDGRHADAVVNIGYRPTFEESQYWIEAYLFDFSGDLYDRALTLDFLGRIRPEMKFPGVDALKAQVQADMGEARRRLRGQADTPPAG, translated from the coding sequence ATGCGGATCCTCCGCGACCTTCAATTCTTCCCGCCTGATCTGCGGCCCTCGGTGGCCGCGCTCGGCGCGTTCGACGGCATTCATCTCGCCCACGCCAAGATCCTCGACACCGCGGTGGCGCGCGCGCGGGCCCTCTCGGTCGCCGCGGTGGTGTGCACCTTCGATCCGCATCCGACCGCGGTCCTCAGACCCGAGCGCGCCCCGGCGCCGATCGGGACGCTGGACGAGAACCTCGCCCGCATCGCCGAGCGCGGCCTCGACGCCACCCTGGTCATCCCGTTCACGCTCGAGTTCTCCCACATGGAGGCCGAGGCCTTCGTGGACGAGGTGCTGGTGAACACGCTGGGCGTGCGCGAGGTGGTCGTGGGCTTCAACCACACCTTCGGCCGCGGGGCCCGCGGCACCGCCGCGCTGCTGCGCGACCTGGGGACCGGCCGCGGCTTCGTCACCCACGTACTGCCGCCGCTCCAGGTCAACGGGCTGACCGTGTCGTCCAGCGCCATCCGCGACGCGCTCCGCGACGGCGACGTGGACCTGGCCGCGGCGCTCCTGGGCCGGCCGTACTCGGTGACCGGAACCGTCCAGCGGGGCGCCGGCCGGGGCCGCACGCTCGGGTTCCCCACCGCGAACCTCAGGCCCGACCGGCCCCTCGCGCTGGCCGGAGGCGTGTACGCGGCGCGGGCCCGGTGGGACGGCCGGCACGCCGATGCCGTCGTCAACATCGGGTACCGCCCGACCTTCGAGGAGTCGCAGTACTGGATCGAGGCCTACCTCTTCGACTTCTCCGGGGACCTCTACGACCGGGCCCTGACGCTCGATTTCCTCGGGCGGATCCGACCCGAGATGAAGTTCCCGGGCGTGGACGCTCTCAAGGCGCAGGTCCAGGCCGACATGGGGGAGGCCCGGCGGCGGCTGCGCGGGCAGGCCGACACACCACCCGCGGGGTGA
- the truB gene encoding tRNA pseudouridine(55) synthase TruB, producing MSDRPRSGILPVEKGPGVTSFQVVAHLRRILRAPRIGHGGTLDPAATGLLPILIGEATKLTPYLVDLDKEYVATVRLGVTTESQDLSGAVIETRPVPALDAAAIEAALSPFLGVIRQVPPMFSALRKGGKRLYELARQGVEVERDPREVRIDSIHLESLSLPDFVIRIRCGKGTYVRTLAADVGAALGCGAALAGLVRTRVGPYALADAAPWHEVREARSGDRLWARVQPPDSALGALAPVRLDPAAARAFVHGQSVPVETRAAGRLRVYGPEGLLGVGQGLGDRVKPERLLHADPPRPSILPA from the coding sequence GTGAGCGACCGGCCGCGCTCCGGGATCCTGCCGGTCGAGAAGGGCCCGGGAGTGACGTCGTTCCAGGTGGTGGCCCACCTGCGACGGATTCTCCGAGCGCCCCGCATCGGCCACGGTGGCACCCTCGATCCGGCGGCGACGGGCCTGCTCCCGATCCTCATCGGCGAGGCCACGAAGCTCACGCCCTATCTGGTCGATCTCGACAAGGAGTACGTGGCCACCGTGCGGCTCGGGGTCACCACGGAAAGCCAGGATCTCTCCGGAGCGGTGATCGAGACGCGGCCGGTCCCCGCGCTGGACGCGGCCGCCATCGAGGCGGCGCTGTCGCCGTTTCTCGGCGTCATCCGGCAGGTGCCGCCGATGTTCTCGGCGCTCCGGAAGGGCGGCAAGCGCCTCTACGAGCTGGCCCGCCAGGGCGTCGAGGTCGAGCGTGACCCGCGCGAGGTCCGGATCGACAGCATCCACCTCGAGTCGCTCAGCCTACCCGACTTCGTCATCCGCATCCGCTGCGGCAAGGGCACCTACGTGCGCACGCTCGCCGCCGACGTCGGCGCCGCGCTCGGCTGCGGCGCGGCGCTCGCCGGGCTCGTGCGCACCCGCGTCGGCCCCTACGCGCTCGCCGATGCGGCCCCGTGGCACGAGGTGCGCGAGGCCCGCTCGGGAGACCGGCTCTGGGCCCGGGTGCAGCCGCCCGACAGCGCGCTCGGCGCGCTCGCCCCGGTGCGTCTCGATCCGGCCGCCGCGCGAGCGTTCGTCCACGGCCAATCGGTGCCCGTCGAGACGCGGGCCGCCGGCCGGCTGCGGGTCTACGGGCCCGAGGGCCTGCTCGGGGTGGGGCAGGGGCTGGGCGACCGGGTGAAACCCGAGCGACTCCTTCATGCGGATCCTCCGCGACCTTCAATTCTTCCCGCCTGA
- the pnp gene encoding polyribonucleotide nucleotidyltransferase, whose translation MTHSVQIQVNNTPLTIETGKVAKQADGAVVVRCGGTMVLSTVVATKTALEGRDFLPLTVEYREKAYAGGRIPGGFFKREGRPDEKETLTCRLIDRPLRPLFPKGFRNEIQIINLVISADSENDPDILAMIGSSAAVALSGIPFSGPVGAVRVALVDGKLVANPSYKQVADSPLELVIAGTEDAILMVESGGKEISEERMLEALAFGQEQCRAITRMQKDLLAKAAKPRWAFEPQGADPALESRVRELASAKVSQALSVHEKQARAQALEAIFEEVFAAVGGGDEALKPKVRDYFEKVEKTEVRRLIVEKGIRVDGRSVKEVRPIWGEVEYLPRAHGSALFTRGETQALVIATLGTKDDEQKIESFEGNMYRRFMLHYNFPSFSTGEVKRFGTPGRREVGHGALAHRAVEAVLPTREEFPYTIRVVSEILESNGSSSMATVCGASMALMDAGAPLKAPVAGIAMGLVKEGDKVGILTDIMGTEDHYGDMDFKVAGTEKGITALQMDIKIGGVSVDIMRQALAQAREARLHVLGKMAEIIKGPRPELSPHAPRFLTIKIRPEKIREIIGPGGKVIRGIQEKTGAKIDVEDDGKVTVFSPSSESAQMAIGIIQDICREAELDRIYVGKVKSIKEFGAFVEIIPGSEGLLHISQIAENRIRSVGDVLSEGDIVAVKVIEIDGNGKMRLSRKAAHRDQPAVTEQEKLKIAPAPAGGSA comes from the coding sequence ATGACTCACTCCGTGCAAATTCAAGTCAACAACACGCCGCTGACCATCGAGACCGGCAAGGTCGCCAAGCAGGCCGACGGCGCCGTGGTCGTTCGCTGCGGCGGCACCATGGTGCTGTCGACCGTGGTCGCCACCAAGACCGCGCTCGAGGGCCGCGACTTCCTGCCCCTCACCGTGGAGTATCGCGAGAAGGCGTACGCGGGCGGCCGCATCCCCGGCGGCTTCTTCAAGCGCGAGGGCCGACCGGACGAAAAGGAGACGCTGACCTGCCGGCTCATCGACCGGCCGCTGCGGCCGCTCTTCCCCAAGGGCTTTCGCAACGAGATCCAGATCATCAATCTGGTCATCTCCGCCGACAGCGAGAACGATCCGGACATCCTCGCGATGATCGGCTCGTCCGCCGCGGTCGCGCTCTCCGGGATCCCGTTCAGCGGCCCCGTCGGCGCGGTCCGGGTGGCGCTCGTGGACGGCAAGCTGGTGGCCAACCCGAGCTACAAGCAGGTCGCGGATTCGCCGCTCGAGCTGGTCATCGCGGGCACCGAGGACGCGATCCTCATGGTGGAATCCGGCGGCAAGGAGATCAGCGAGGAGCGGATGCTGGAGGCGCTCGCCTTCGGCCAGGAGCAGTGCCGCGCCATCACCCGGATGCAGAAAGACCTCCTGGCCAAGGCCGCGAAGCCCCGGTGGGCGTTCGAGCCCCAGGGGGCCGATCCCGCGCTGGAGTCGCGCGTGCGCGAGCTGGCCTCGGCCAAGGTCTCGCAGGCGCTCTCCGTGCACGAGAAGCAGGCGCGGGCCCAGGCCCTCGAGGCCATCTTCGAAGAGGTCTTCGCCGCGGTCGGGGGCGGGGACGAGGCCCTGAAGCCGAAGGTCCGGGACTACTTCGAGAAAGTCGAGAAGACCGAGGTCCGCCGGCTCATCGTCGAGAAGGGCATCCGGGTGGACGGCCGCAGCGTCAAGGAGGTCCGGCCGATCTGGGGCGAGGTGGAGTACCTGCCGCGCGCGCACGGCTCCGCGCTGTTCACCCGCGGGGAGACGCAGGCCCTGGTGATCGCCACCCTCGGCACCAAGGACGACGAACAGAAAATCGAGTCGTTCGAAGGGAATATGTATCGCCGGTTCATGCTGCACTACAACTTCCCGTCGTTCTCGACCGGCGAGGTCAAGCGCTTCGGCACTCCCGGCCGGCGCGAGGTCGGCCACGGCGCGCTGGCTCATCGGGCCGTGGAGGCGGTGCTGCCCACCCGCGAGGAGTTCCCCTACACGATCCGCGTGGTGTCGGAGATCCTCGAATCCAACGGCTCGTCCTCGATGGCCACCGTCTGCGGCGCCTCCATGGCGCTCATGGACGCGGGCGCTCCGCTGAAGGCTCCGGTGGCGGGCATCGCCATGGGCCTGGTCAAGGAAGGCGACAAGGTCGGCATCCTGACCGACATCATGGGCACCGAGGACCACTACGGCGACATGGACTTCAAGGTCGCGGGGACCGAGAAGGGCATCACCGCGCTGCAGATGGACATCAAGATCGGTGGCGTGTCGGTCGACATCATGCGCCAGGCTCTGGCCCAGGCGCGCGAGGCCCGGCTGCACGTGCTGGGCAAGATGGCGGAGATCATCAAGGGGCCCCGGCCCGAGCTGTCCCCGCACGCGCCGCGCTTCCTCACCATCAAGATCCGCCCGGAGAAGATCCGCGAGATCATCGGCCCCGGCGGCAAGGTCATCCGCGGCATCCAGGAGAAGACGGGAGCCAAGATCGACGTGGAGGACGACGGCAAGGTCACCGTGTTCTCCCCGAGCAGCGAGTCGGCCCAGATGGCCATCGGCATCATCCAGGACATCTGCCGCGAGGCCGAGCTCGACCGCATCTACGTCGGCAAGGTCAAGAGCATCAAGGAGTTCGGCGCCTTCGTGGAGATCATCCCGGGGAGCGAGGGTCTGCTGCACATCTCGCAGATCGCCGAGAATCGTATCCGCTCGGTGGGTGACGTGCTCTCCGAGGGCGACATCGTGGCGGTGAAAGTCATCGAGATCGACGGCAACGGCAAGATGCGCCTGTCCCGCAAGGCGGCCCATCGAGACCAGCCCGCGGTCACCGAGCAGGAGAAGCTCAAGATCGCGCCCGCCCCGGCGGGGGGCTCTGCCTAG
- the rbfA gene encoding 30S ribosome-binding factor RbfA: MQGKRLERVNQLIKEEISMLVQRQLKDPRLGFVTVTEVDTSPDLRHAKIYVSVLGPEAQWAASFKALESARGFIWSWLRRHLALRATPELLFRPDRSMEHAAHIQSLLASLKSHDADGPERD, from the coding sequence ATGCAAGGCAAGCGACTCGAGCGGGTGAATCAGCTGATCAAGGAAGAGATCTCGATGCTGGTCCAGCGGCAGCTCAAGGACCCGCGGCTGGGCTTCGTCACGGTCACCGAGGTGGACACGAGCCCCGATCTCAGGCACGCCAAGATCTACGTCTCGGTGCTGGGCCCCGAGGCGCAGTGGGCCGCGTCCTTCAAGGCCCTCGAGAGTGCGCGCGGCTTCATCTGGAGCTGGCTCCGTCGTCATCTCGCCCTGCGGGCGACCCCGGAGCTGCTCTTCCGCCCCGACCGGTCCATGGAGCACGCGGCCCACATCCAGTCGCTGCTCGCCTCGCTGAAGAGTCACGACGCCGATGGCCCGGAGCGCGACTGA
- a CDS encoding DUF503 domain-containing protein: MSGARVAVGTVELHLPDVGSLKGKRHALKGLKDTLRRRFEISVAEVDHHDVWQRATLALACVSGDSRHANEVISKAMDYIEDHVDGYVTDIQVEVL; encoded by the coding sequence ATGTCGGGCGCGCGGGTGGCGGTCGGCACCGTCGAGCTGCACCTGCCCGACGTGGGATCGCTCAAGGGCAAGCGCCACGCGCTCAAGGGGCTCAAGGACACGCTGCGCCGCCGCTTCGAGATCTCGGTCGCCGAGGTGGACCATCACGACGTCTGGCAGCGCGCGACGCTCGCGCTGGCCTGCGTCTCGGGAGACTCCCGTCACGCCAACGAGGTGATCTCGAAGGCGATGGACTACATCGAGGACCACGTGGACGGCTACGTCACCGACATTCAAGTCGAAGTCTTGTGA
- a CDS encoding YlxR family protein: MRTCIACRTVRAKAELMRLVRDGEGTVRVDREGRAAGRGAYVCPTVECLEKALQAGKLGHAFKKASRPPHESAASILANRTRR, encoded by the coding sequence TTGCGGACCTGCATCGCCTGCCGGACGGTGCGGGCGAAGGCGGAGCTGATGCGGCTGGTGCGGGACGGGGAGGGCACGGTGCGGGTGGACCGTGAGGGAAGGGCGGCGGGTCGGGGCGCGTACGTGTGTCCTACCGTCGAATGTCTGGAGAAGGCGCTGCAGGCGGGGAAGCTCGGTCACGCGTTCAAGAAAGCGAGCCGGCCTCCGCACGAGAGCGCGGCGAGTATTCTGGCGAACAGGACGAGGAGGTAG
- the infB gene encoding translation initiation factor IF-2, with amino-acid sequence MAARVKVIDLAKELGVTSKDLIVALEGMGHKGMRAMSPLLAATANELRVKLGRGRELPPEAKPKRVPKPKAAEGEGTATAPKKRTSTRKAAAATVTEEADTAVEIAAAVPLEAPKPAATIIRPAPAPMSTPTSVEIAPAPPVVPAAPAPPVAPPPAPPRPVVPPSPAPSVRPAAAAPPTEVKPAPAPPASPRRMPTPPPPRTVVPPAAPPRPAVPPRPAAPPIPARPAAAAPPAPPKPAPAPAPVAPPEPQEIKRELIKLPESVTVGELAAAMRRKTTEVIKALLDLGVMATVNEVLDPTAAKLVADKFHFDVEVRSLEGDVIEEEESDPAQLRPRPPVVTVMGHVDHGKTSLLDAIRTTKVAEREFGGITQHIGAYQVDTSHGKVTFLDTPGHEAFTAMRARGAQATDMVILVVAADDGVMPQTVEAINHARAANVPILVAVNKIDKPGSDPDRVKRELSNHGLVPEDWGGQTIFIHTSAKRGDGIPQLLEMTALQAEILELRANPARAGRGVIVEGRLDRGRGPVATALIQSGTLKEGDAVVVGSHSGRVRAMFNDRGKKVSSAGPSAPVEILGLSGVPQAGDTMLVVSDERKARQIATVRSERDRLKGKSAARVTLEDLHKQIAAGEVKELRLVIKADMQGSVEALTESLERLSTDEVKLKVIHSSVGTVTESDVMLASASNAIVLGFNVKADPKAATQAQANGVDMRSYNVIYDAINDVKAALSGMLAPEIREVVLGRAQVRQLFPISKVGTIYGSAVTEGKMVRGAKARIKRGETVLGESTVSSLKRFKDDVREVLQGLECGIGIEGIKGVQPNDVIEAFTTEEVARTL; translated from the coding sequence GTGGCGGCACGGGTAAAGGTCATCGACCTGGCGAAGGAGCTGGGCGTCACCAGCAAGGACTTGATCGTGGCGCTCGAGGGCATGGGCCACAAGGGCATGCGGGCGATGAGCCCACTGCTCGCGGCGACCGCCAATGAGCTGCGCGTCAAGCTCGGCCGCGGCCGCGAGCTGCCCCCCGAAGCCAAGCCCAAGCGCGTGCCGAAGCCGAAGGCGGCCGAGGGCGAGGGGACCGCGACCGCCCCGAAGAAGCGCACGAGCACCAGGAAGGCGGCGGCCGCCACCGTGACCGAGGAGGCCGACACGGCCGTCGAGATCGCGGCCGCCGTGCCGCTCGAGGCGCCGAAGCCGGCGGCCACGATCATCCGGCCCGCTCCCGCTCCCATGTCGACGCCCACGTCCGTCGAGATCGCGCCGGCTCCTCCGGTCGTTCCTGCAGCCCCGGCGCCGCCCGTCGCGCCGCCGCCGGCCCCGCCGCGCCCCGTGGTGCCGCCGAGCCCCGCGCCGTCGGTCCGTCCGGCCGCGGCCGCGCCGCCCACCGAGGTGAAGCCGGCTCCTGCGCCGCCGGCGTCGCCCCGGCGCATGCCCACGCCACCGCCTCCGCGCACCGTGGTGCCGCCCGCCGCGCCGCCGCGTCCGGCTGTGCCGCCGCGCCCGGCCGCGCCACCGATTCCGGCCCGCCCGGCCGCCGCGGCGCCGCCCGCGCCGCCCAAGCCGGCCCCGGCGCCCGCCCCGGTGGCGCCGCCCGAACCGCAGGAGATCAAGCGCGAGCTGATCAAGCTGCCGGAGTCGGTCACGGTGGGGGAGCTGGCCGCGGCCATGCGCCGGAAGACGACCGAGGTGATCAAGGCCCTGCTCGACCTGGGCGTGATGGCCACGGTGAACGAGGTACTCGATCCCACCGCGGCCAAGCTCGTGGCCGACAAGTTCCACTTCGACGTCGAGGTGCGATCGCTCGAAGGCGACGTGATCGAGGAGGAGGAGTCGGATCCGGCGCAGCTGCGGCCCCGGCCGCCGGTGGTCACGGTGATGGGCCACGTCGACCATGGCAAGACCTCGCTGCTCGACGCGATCCGCACGACCAAGGTGGCCGAGCGCGAGTTCGGCGGCATCACCCAGCACATCGGCGCCTACCAGGTGGACACCAGCCACGGCAAGGTCACGTTCCTCGACACGCCGGGCCACGAAGCGTTCACCGCGATGCGGGCGCGCGGCGCGCAGGCCACCGACATGGTCATCCTGGTGGTCGCGGCCGACGACGGGGTGATGCCCCAGACCGTGGAGGCGATCAACCACGCCCGGGCGGCGAACGTGCCGATCCTGGTCGCGGTGAACAAGATCGACAAGCCGGGCTCCGACCCCGACCGGGTGAAGCGCGAGCTGTCCAACCACGGTCTGGTCCCGGAGGATTGGGGCGGACAGACCATCTTCATCCACACCTCCGCGAAGCGCGGCGACGGCATCCCGCAGCTGCTCGAGATGACCGCGTTACAGGCCGAGATCCTGGAGCTGCGCGCCAACCCGGCGCGGGCGGGCCGCGGCGTGATCGTGGAAGGGCGGCTCGACCGCGGCCGCGGTCCGGTGGCCACCGCGCTCATCCAGTCCGGCACGCTCAAGGAAGGCGACGCGGTGGTGGTGGGCTCCCACTCCGGTCGCGTGCGCGCGATGTTCAACGATCGGGGCAAGAAGGTGAGCAGCGCGGGGCCCTCGGCGCCGGTCGAGATCCTGGGGCTTTCCGGCGTGCCGCAGGCTGGCGACACCATGCTGGTGGTGTCCGACGAGCGCAAGGCCCGGCAGATCGCCACCGTGCGTAGCGAGCGCGACCGCCTGAAGGGTAAGAGCGCGGCGCGGGTCACCCTCGAGGACCTGCACAAGCAGATCGCGGCGGGCGAGGTCAAGGAGCTGCGCCTGGTCATCAAGGCCGACATGCAGGGCTCCGTCGAGGCCCTCACCGAGTCGCTGGAGCGGCTCTCCACCGACGAGGTGAAGCTCAAGGTCATCCACAGCTCGGTGGGCACGGTGACCGAATCGGACGTGATGCTGGCTTCCGCCTCCAACGCCATCGTGCTGGGCTTCAACGTGAAGGCCGACCCCAAGGCGGCGACCCAGGCCCAGGCCAACGGCGTGGACATGCGCAGCTACAACGTCATCTACGACGCGATCAATGACGTGAAGGCCGCGCTCTCCGGCATGCTGGCGCCCGAGATCCGCGAGGTGGTGCTGGGCCGAGCCCAGGTGCGGCAGCTCTTCCCGATCTCCAAGGTGGGCACGATCTACGGCTCCGCGGTCACCGAGGGCAAGATGGTCCGAGGGGCCAAGGCCCGCATCAAGCGCGGCGAGACCGTCCTGGGCGAGAGCACGGTCTCCTCGCTCAAGCGCTTCAAGGACGACGTGCGCGAGGTGCTCCAGGGCCTCGAGTGCGGGATCGGCATTGAGGGCATCAAGGGCGTGCAGCCCAACGACGTCATCGAGGCCTTCACCACCGAAGAGGTCGCTCGGACCTTGTAG
- a CDS encoding bifunctional oligoribonuclease/PAP phosphatase NrnA has protein sequence MSPDAASLTVVAPEPPARLLELLRRPRGEALMLGHVHPDGDVLGTLLGLGLAMERAGWTVSYAGPDPIPEVLDFIPGGDRWRVWRKAPRRFETIVLTDCPNDGRTEGLLEGVRGPDSQVLNIDHHPDNRRYGTVNWIDPSAAATGEMVFDLLTALEWPIGRDIALGLYTAVHTDTGSFRYSNTTPRTFRIAGALTAEGAEPALVTDRLYQRRPKDALLTLGSLLGRVEVSEDGLIATLTVPDGAASEEFMAAEDLVTYPRSIAGVKVAVLLRAEPDGRVKASLRGKGDVPVNRIAHQFGGGGHENAAGCTLAGPLAQAKTTLLAAVRQALDGRTP, from the coding sequence ATGAGCCCCGACGCCGCAAGCCTCACCGTGGTCGCCCCCGAGCCGCCGGCGCGCCTGCTCGAGCTCCTCCGCCGTCCGCGCGGCGAGGCCCTCATGCTGGGCCACGTGCACCCGGACGGCGACGTGCTCGGCACCCTGCTCGGGCTGGGTCTCGCCATGGAGCGTGCCGGATGGACGGTCAGCTACGCGGGCCCCGACCCGATTCCGGAGGTGCTCGACTTCATCCCGGGCGGCGACCGCTGGCGGGTCTGGCGGAAGGCGCCGCGTCGCTTCGAGACGATCGTGCTGACCGACTGCCCCAACGACGGCCGCACCGAGGGCCTGCTCGAAGGTGTGCGCGGCCCGGACAGTCAGGTGCTCAACATCGATCATCATCCGGACAATCGCCGCTACGGCACCGTCAACTGGATCGACCCGTCCGCGGCGGCCACCGGCGAGATGGTCTTCGACCTGCTGACCGCGCTGGAGTGGCCCATCGGACGGGACATCGCGCTCGGGCTCTACACCGCGGTCCACACCGACACCGGGTCGTTCCGCTACTCGAACACGACGCCGCGGACGTTCCGCATCGCGGGCGCGCTGACCGCGGAAGGCGCCGAGCCGGCGCTGGTCACCGACCGGCTGTACCAGCGGCGCCCGAAGGACGCGCTGCTCACCCTGGGCAGCCTGCTCGGCCGGGTCGAGGTCAGTGAGGACGGGCTCATCGCGACGCTCACCGTGCCCGATGGAGCGGCCTCCGAGGAGTTCATGGCTGCGGAGGACCTCGTCACCTATCCGCGCTCGATCGCGGGCGTGAAGGTGGCGGTGTTGCTGCGCGCCGAGCCCGACGGCCGCGTGAAGGCGAGCCTGCGGGGCAAGGGCGATGTGCCGGTGAACCGTATCGCGCACCAGTTCGGCGGCGGCGGTCACGAGAACGCGGCGGGGTGCACGCTGGCCGGCCCGCTGGCCCAGGCGAAGACGACCCTCCTGGCCGCGGTGAGGCAGGCGCTCGACGGCCGGACGCCGTGA